A single Mesomycoplasma ovipneumoniae DNA region contains:
- a CDS encoding acetate/propionate family kinase yields MKSKILVINAGSSSIKWQIFEKDTLDLLGVGLIERIGLQEGKIKMTFDEKSYNLSKDFPTHSDALESQIQLWKDNNLVQNLEEFELVGFRIVHGGASFNAPARLDDSAIAKIQEAAKFAPLHNPGALATISAIKKLLPWAKLSASFDTAFHASIPKVNYTYPINAQIANKYGIRKYGFHGISHKYITTQVEKIYNSDSVNFVNMHIGNGISLCAVKDSASVDTSMGMTPLAGVAMGTRSGDVDPSILTYLGTTAHFSFTDLDTLLNKQSGLLGLSNVSSDLRDVISAADNGNQDASFALEVYVQKIVDYLINYINKVGKNIKALVFTGGVGENSALIRASVIAKIQLPKLNLVLDQELNSRPIPEFAAIEKISAPESDLDIFVIKTNEELLIAKNALKVWN; encoded by the coding sequence ATGAAGAGTAAAATTTTAGTTATAAACGCTGGTTCATCCTCAATTAAATGACAAATTTTTGAAAAAGATACATTAGATTTGCTCGGAGTTGGTCTAATCGAAAGAATTGGACTTCAAGAAGGCAAAATCAAAATGACATTTGACGAGAAAAGCTACAACTTGAGCAAAGATTTTCCAACTCATTCTGATGCCTTAGAGAGTCAAATTCAACTTTGAAAAGACAATAATTTAGTTCAAAACCTAGAAGAATTTGAGCTTGTTGGATTTCGAATTGTTCATGGGGGTGCAAGTTTCAATGCTCCAGCTCGCCTTGATGATTCAGCGATAGCAAAAATTCAAGAAGCAGCAAAATTTGCACCTTTACACAACCCAGGGGCGCTCGCAACTATTAGTGCTATTAAAAAATTACTTCCTTGAGCAAAATTATCAGCAAGTTTTGACACCGCTTTTCATGCAAGTATCCCTAAAGTTAATTACACATATCCAATTAATGCCCAAATAGCAAACAAGTACGGAATAAGAAAATACGGATTTCACGGCATTTCTCACAAATATATAACAACACAAGTTGAAAAAATCTATAATTCTGATTCAGTTAATTTTGTAAACATGCACATTGGGAATGGGATTTCTTTGTGCGCTGTTAAAGATTCGGCTTCAGTTGATACTTCAATGGGAATGACGCCACTTGCAGGTGTTGCCATGGGAACCCGAAGCGGCGATGTAGACCCCTCAATTTTAACCTACCTAGGCACAACAGCTCATTTTTCCTTCACTGATTTAGACACACTTTTAAACAAACAATCAGGACTTTTAGGACTTTCAAACGTTTCTTCTGACCTTCGGGATGTCATTTCTGCTGCAGATAACGGTAATCAAGATGCAAGTTTTGCCCTTGAAGTTTATGTGCAAAAAATTGTCGACTATCTAATTAATTATATTAATAAGGTTGGTAAAAACATTAAAGCTTTAGTTTTTACCGGTGGGGTAGGCGAAAATTCAGCACTAATTCGCGCTTCGGTAATTGCAAAAATTCAATTACCGAAGTTGAATTTAGTTCTTGATCAAGAACTAAATTCAAGACCAATTCCAGAATTTGCCGCTATTGAAAAAATTTCAGCACCAGAATCAGATCTTGACATTTTCGTAATCAAAACAAACGAAGAACTGTTAATAGCAAAAAACGCGCTCAAAGTTTGAAACTAA
- a CDS encoding phosphate acetyltransferase — translation MTYQNYLELRLKQQNETKSLRSVLIIDGHDERAIQAAQQLKAKNLVRPILLVDELYGNLEIDQYLVDEEEKQTFIQQFLKIRKNKETLESAVAQFDSNAFYGTMLLRNKKVDAVIGGLNYPTAEILRAAFKIIGPKPDIKTISSVMIMHRGDEKYLFSDISVNILPNETQLADIAKNALDFAIQLGFDPKPAFLSFSTKGSAKSPQSDAVSRAVKMFNATSPIEAYGEIQLDAALDYKVRRQKYGENVATNANVLIFPNLDAGNIGYKIAQRLGGFGAIGPIITGIAAPINDLSRGATVEDVFYTALISALQVEKDK, via the coding sequence ATGACATACCAAAATTATCTTGAATTACGACTAAAACAACAAAATGAAACTAAAAGTCTACGTTCAGTTTTAATTATTGACGGACATGATGAACGGGCAATTCAAGCCGCTCAGCAATTAAAAGCTAAAAATTTAGTTAGACCAATTTTACTTGTTGACGAATTATATGGGAATCTTGAAATCGACCAATATTTAGTTGACGAAGAAGAAAAACAAACTTTTATACAGCAATTTTTAAAAATCCGTAAAAACAAAGAAACATTAGAATCAGCTGTCGCCCAATTTGATTCTAATGCATTTTACGGGACAATGCTTCTTCGAAACAAAAAAGTTGACGCTGTAATAGGCGGACTTAATTATCCAACTGCAGAAATTCTTCGAGCTGCATTCAAAATTATCGGACCAAAACCAGATATTAAAACAATTTCTTCCGTAATGATAATGCATCGAGGTGATGAAAAATACTTATTTAGTGATATTTCGGTAAATATTTTACCAAACGAAACTCAATTAGCTGATATTGCTAAAAACGCACTTGACTTTGCAATTCAACTTGGATTTGACCCTAAACCGGCTTTTTTATCATTTTCAACAAAAGGATCAGCCAAATCACCTCAATCTGATGCCGTATCTAGAGCTGTAAAAATGTTCAATGCAACCTCACCAATTGAAGCTTATGGTGAAATTCAACTAGATGCAGCTCTTGACTATAAGGTACGTCGCCAAAAATATGGTGAAAATGTTGCTACAAATGCGAATGTTTTAATTTTTCCAAATCTTGATGCCGGAAATATTGGCTACAAAATTGCTCAAAGACTTGGTGGCTTTGGGGCAATAGGACCAATAATCACCGGAATTGCCGCTCCTATTAATGACTTATCACGTGGAGCAACGGTCGAAGACGTTTTTTACACCGCACTAATTAGCGCACTTCAAGTTGAAAAGGATAAATAA
- a CDS encoding IS256 family transposase, with protein sequence MKKQQKTLSPFELEAKKLVDKYADYKKIKKEDFHNEISHMFKTFTEALLRAELSQHLGYEKSNRSKKGVHRPNKRNGFSDKTVNYNHNSFRLKIPRDRNGTFENKLLGKYETNLGDIEEQVFSLFASGMSYENIVNTIKSIYKKEISNAWISSVTDKLLPEIEKWKSRKIENSYPILYIDGMFFNVKENGVFVKKSLYLILAIDWDGNKKALGFWIKNTESASNWLDVFNELKTRGLEDVLIISCDNLSGISQAIEAVFPQTDVQKCVVHQIRNSLLKVSNKDKKEFVLDMKKIYQAANQEFAMQNLDKFAEKWGQKYPSIIKSWYTNFVELTTFFKYPYELRQAIYTTNLIESMNRIIRKNTKTKGGIQSVNYLSKITYLTLQNASTKWQKVRNWFMIKKQLEIIFPNRLNNVKLN encoded by the coding sequence ATGAAAAAACAGCAAAAAACATTATCCCCATTTGAGTTAGAAGCTAAAAAACTTGTTGACAAATACGCTGATTATAAAAAAATAAAAAAAGAAGATTTTCACAACGAAATTTCGCATATGTTTAAAACTTTTACTGAGGCGCTCTTAAGGGCGGAATTAAGCCAACATTTAGGCTATGAAAAAAGTAACCGAAGCAAAAAAGGCGTGCATAGGCCAAATAAGCGAAACGGATTTTCGGACAAAACTGTGAATTATAATCATAATAGTTTTCGTCTAAAAATACCAAGAGATCGAAATGGCACTTTTGAGAACAAATTACTCGGTAAATACGAAACAAATTTAGGCGATATCGAAGAGCAAGTGTTTTCACTTTTTGCATCAGGAATGTCATATGAAAATATTGTTAACACAATAAAAAGTATCTATAAAAAAGAAATAAGTAATGCCTGAATTTCTTCAGTTACTGACAAATTATTGCCTGAAATTGAAAAGTGAAAATCGCGAAAAATTGAGAATTCCTATCCAATTTTGTACATTGATGGGATGTTTTTTAATGTTAAAGAAAACGGTGTTTTTGTCAAAAAATCACTTTATCTTATTCTTGCAATTGATTGGGACGGAAATAAAAAAGCACTGGGATTTTGGATTAAAAATACCGAATCAGCAAGTAATTGACTTGATGTTTTTAACGAACTAAAAACTCGCGGGCTGGAAGATGTTCTAATAATTTCTTGCGATAATCTAAGCGGAATTAGTCAAGCAATTGAAGCGGTTTTCCCGCAAACAGATGTTCAAAAATGTGTTGTTCACCAAATTAGAAACTCGCTTTTAAAAGTTTCTAACAAAGACAAAAAAGAGTTTGTCCTTGATATGAAAAAGATTTATCAAGCGGCTAATCAAGAATTTGCAATGCAAAATCTTGATAAATTTGCGGAAAAATGAGGCCAAAAATATCCTTCAATTATCAAGTCTTGGTATACAAATTTCGTTGAACTAACGACATTTTTTAAATATCCATATGAATTGAGGCAAGCAATTTATACGACAAATTTAATTGAGTCAATGAATAGAATAATTAGGAAAAATACAAAAACAAAAGGCGGAATTCAAAGTGTAAATTACCTTTCAAAAATAACTTATTTAACTCTCCAAAACGCATCTACAAAATGACAAAAGGTAAGAAATTGATTCATGATTAAAAAACAATTAGAAATTATTTTCCCTAATCGGTTAAATAATGTAAAATTAAATTAG
- a CDS encoding APC family permease: MKIQSARKLGFFAALSMLVGSVVGIGIFFKNNSIAATTNNNGYAWLFAWIIGGIISLFAAISFSEISFLKQTKLNGLANWSYQIGGKKSGYFVLFSYGFYYLGMLSLILGIFSSEITIWFFQTASGSSFSFPFWAHILLGAFFTILFVTTNYVSVKFSGYVALVSTVLKFVPLIIAVFAGIFFPTTHNAGGSSAFVVTEKNSFDFSKLVLALPAVLFAYDSFLSVGSIHNKVQKASKRVPLIITAGMILIASVYTLIGLSSALHNKGTISGLISDVFPANAARGITIFVAVFLLISTYGVANSLNAAFVNQVRDLVKLNAIVGAHSLKKKYSNEKVTIFYLFITLVFWALVIYIPSLAIKLPKKDGTGIGFGSDVIVDSMSNFPSLIFFGVYMAIIVAYSRKKIKYPNSIERKINPKLYWISAIISSSLILIAVAAFIYSQIYAVATQAHSSSGAGVFADNGLMLTNIGSFLIFITQILIFVSFPYINYFLISKVDKFDLFDNFDSAKIEKAE; this comes from the coding sequence AATCGGAATTTTTTTCAAAAATAACAGCATCGCCGCAACCACTAATAATAATGGTTATGCATGACTTTTTGCTTGAATTATTGGAGGAATAATTTCGCTTTTTGCTGCAATTAGTTTTTCTGAAATTAGCTTTTTAAAACAAACCAAACTAAATGGGCTAGCAAACTGGTCTTACCAAATTGGTGGCAAAAAAAGTGGTTATTTTGTCTTATTTAGTTACGGATTTTATTATTTAGGGATGCTAAGCCTAATTTTAGGAATATTTTCGTCTGAAATTACAATTTGGTTTTTTCAGACAGCTAGTGGCTCTAGTTTTTCATTTCCGTTTTGGGCTCACATATTATTAGGTGCTTTTTTTACTATTTTATTTGTAACAACAAATTATGTTTCTGTTAAATTTTCTGGATATGTTGCACTTGTTTCAACAGTTTTAAAATTTGTTCCATTAATTATTGCTGTCTTTGCTGGGATTTTTTTTCCAACAACTCATAATGCTGGTGGTTCTAGTGCTTTTGTAGTAACTGAAAAAAATAGTTTTGATTTTTCAAAATTAGTGCTTGCACTTCCAGCGGTTTTGTTTGCTTATGATTCATTTCTTTCAGTTGGTTCAATTCATAATAAAGTTCAAAAAGCAAGTAAAAGAGTCCCTTTGATTATTACAGCGGGGATGATTTTAATTGCTAGCGTTTACACTCTTATTGGTTTATCATCAGCGCTGCATAATAAGGGAACAATTTCAGGTCTAATTAGTGACGTTTTCCCGGCTAATGCAGCCCGTGGCATTACTATTTTTGTGGCTGTTTTCCTTTTGATTTCAACATACGGTGTAGCTAATTCTTTAAATGCTGCATTTGTAAATCAAGTTAGAGACCTTGTAAAATTAAATGCAATTGTTGGCGCTCATAGTTTAAAAAAGAAATATTCTAACGAAAAAGTTACAATTTTTTATCTTTTTATTACATTAGTGTTTTGGGCGCTTGTTATTTATATTCCTTCGCTAGCCATTAAACTTCCAAAAAAAGATGGAACAGGAATTGGATTTGGTAGTGATGTTATTGTTGATTCGATGTCCAATTTCCCTTCACTAATTTTCTTTGGTGTATATATGGCAATTATTGTCGCCTATTCACGCAAAAAAATAAAGTATCCTAATTCAATTGAGCGTAAAATTAACCCAAAATTATATTGAATTTCAGCAATAATTTCTTCAAGTTTAATTCTAATTGCCGTTGCCGCCTTTATTTATTCACAAATTTATGCCGTTGCAACACAAGCTCATTCTTCTTCTGGTGCCGGAGTTTTTGCTGATAATGGTTTAATGCTTACAAATATCGGTAGTTTTCTAATTTTTATTACACAAATATTAATATTTGTTTCTTTCCCTTATATTAATTACTTCTTAATTTCTAAAGTTGATAAATTTGATTTGTTTGATAATTTTGACTCAGCTAAAATTGAAAAAGCTGAATAA